The genomic interval CTACGCGTCTTCCGTTCGAGCAGATCCAGATCTCGGAAGACTTTCAGCGGGTCATCTTTCAAGTCAAAGGGGAGACCTTTCAGATCGACCGTAAAGAGCAGTCATTAACGAGGCTAGATCAACCGGCCGAGCGTTTACTCTCCAGCATGCCAGCATTCCAACGTCCGTATCCTTCGACCGACAAAGGGGGCGAAGTCACGTTGAAAGTGGTCAACGAGACCAACGATGCCGTCAAGCTATTCTGGATCGATCGTGACGGACAACCTGTGTTCTATAGCGAAATCGCCGGGAGCAAGCAGCTGGAACAGGGAACATTCGCCGGGCACGTATGGCTGGTTCTCAATAACCAAGGACAAGCTCTCTCAGTCTATGAGGCGGTCGATCGTGTCAGCGTTTTAAAGGTCGACGGCAAACAAGTCCGAGACCTTCCGCGTCGACGCCGACGTGGCGACCGAGGGGCGCGGACTCGCCGCACCTCGCCCGACGGCAAGTGGACGGCGTCGATCGTCGATCACAACGTCGTGATCCACAGCCAAGACTCAGACGATCCGATTCGTCTGACCACCGATGGAACTGCCAGCAAGTTTCTCAGCGACCGTTTCCACTGGTCGCCAGATTCCAAGCGATTGATCGCGATGGAAGTTACGCCGGGGCAGGGGAGGGAGGTCACCATCATAGAGACATCCCCCGAGGATCAACTGCAACCCAAGGTGCACACCTTTGGCTACGACAAACCGGGTGACAAGATTCGGCAGGAATGGCCGCGGCTGTTCGATCTCGAAAAATTAGAGGAGATCTCGCTTGATCGCAGCCTGTTCGAGAATCCGTTCGCCACCTCGAAAGCTTCGTGGCAGGCCGACAGTAGTGAGTTCCGATTCCTCTTCAACCAGCGCGGCCACCAGGCAATTCGCGTGTTGGGGATTCAACCGGACGGGAACGTTCGAACCATTGTCGAAGAAACGAGCGAGACATTCATCGACTACACGAACAAGATTCATTACGACGCCGAACCAACCGAGAACGAGCTGATTTGGACGTCCCAGCGCAGCGGTTGGAACCACTTGTACCTGGTGGATGCCACCCAAGCAGAAATCAAACATCCAATCACCCAGGGAGAGTGGGTCGTGCGTGAAGTCGAACGCGTCGACCGTGACCAACGACAAATCTGGTTTACCGCCGGAGGCATCGTTGCTGGGCAAGATCCCTATTACCTGCATCATTGTCGTGTGAACTTTGACGGAACAGGACTAACGATTCTGACCGAAGGAGATGGCACCCACAAAATCAACTACTCTCCTGACGGTCGCTACCTGATCGACGAGTACAGCCGCGTCGACCTTCCCCCGGTCCACACGCTACGCAAAGTGGAAGATGGTTCGCTTGTCTGCGAGCTGGAGCAAGGGGAGGTGTCCTCACTCTTGGAAACCGGCTGGAAGATGACCGAGCGATTCGCCGCCAAGGGACGCGACGGCAAGACGGACATCTACGGCGTGATCTACTTTCCTACCAACTACGACCCTGCCAAGAAGTATCCCGTCATCGAGTACATTTACGCGGGGCCACATAGCGCTTTCGTACCCAAGACTTTCTCGGTGCAGAGCCACAAGCGTGAGACGTCCGAACTTGGATTCATTGTCGTGCAGATCGACGGCATGGGAACCAACCATCGGGGCAAAGCATTTCACGATATTTGTTGGAAGAACCTTTCCGATTCCGGCTTTCCTGATCGAATTGCCTGGATGAAAGCCGCCGCAAAGAAGTTTCCGAGCATGGACATCAGCCGAGTCGGGATCTACGGTGGATCGGCTGGCGGGCAGAGCGCGTTGTCGGCCTTGCTATCGTATGGCGACTTCTACGACGCTGCGGTTGCCGATTGTGGCTGCCATGACAATCGCATGGACAAAATCTGGTGGAACGAACAATGGATGGGCTGGCCGATTGATGATTCGTATGCCCAAAATTCCAATGTAACCCACGCCCACAAACTGCAAGGTGATCTCTTTTTGATCGTGGGCGAAATGGACACCAACGTCGATCCGGCCAGCACCATGCAAGTCGTCAACGCACTGGTCAAAGCTGATAAAGACTTCGACCTGCTGGTCATGCCTGGCAAAGGACACGGCATCGGAAGTGGCCGATACGGGATGCGTCGCACACGCGACTTTTTCGTCCGCAAACTGTATGGCACCGAGCCACGACGGTAGACCCACTCGCGAAGTGGCCTCGTTTCGATCGAGGCCACCGTCACGTCTGCTAATCGTCGATCGTTAGGCCGTTGGTGAGGTTCTCCATGAGCTTCCTCAGCTCGTCGTCCGCCTCATCGGACTGAGCTGTTTCTAATTTTTCCTGGGCGGCTTCGGTCCAGTTCGCTTCTCCCCAGATATCGAGTATCTCCAGTGCCTGCTTTCGCATGCTTTGTTTCGATTGGTCGAGCAGAAACTCGATCATTGCCTCCGCTTGATCAGGATAGGCCAGCAGGTCCTCTTGACAAAAAGGAACAGAATAGGGATAGCCATCCCGGCTTCGCTGCTGCGGGCCGGTCCGCGGAGAATTCGCGATTCTCACCAAGTCTGGCACGCGTTCGAAGTGCTGCTGAACTTCATCGACAAGCTGCTCATTCGAGCCGATCATTCGTGACGCTCGCCGCAAACTGATCTCCTGAATCCGATTCACGTCCAAATTAGCGTCGGTCATTTTCAGCAGTTTCGCGCCACTGACGGCATACAGATAGGCTTCATCGTCCTCATCAGCCAGGGCTTGATGAACCACGTCCTTCCAGGCAGGCCGTTGTAGGATCTCGTTGGCCGTGTCTCGCATCTGCTGAACGAGCGGCTCGCTCCAACCCAAATCTTCGCGTAGCATCCAATCGGCATTTCCATCGTCAAGGAAGGCCCGTACCGATGCAATGAAGCTTAGGTCCTTGACCGTCTTGGCCTGCTTCTGCATATGAAAAAGATATCGCTGCACGGCCACCGGGGCTTCGGGGTAATCGTGAATGCTGGTCAGGTGGTCCTGTGGTTTGCTGCGTAACGAACGTTCGATATCCATTAATGCCGTCAGCACGCGTCCCGCGGATTCAAGCACAGCCAGATCAACCTCTTCGGACAACAGGGCATCTCGTAAATTCCCCGTGGTGGCGAGCGTCATTGCCACGTACTGGACCAGGAAGTCGGCCCGGCGTCCTCCTTCGCGAAGCATCCAATCTTGAATGGTAAGATCATCGGTATCTTTGACTTGCTCGATCAGGGGTACCAGTCCCCAACCGGAAACGTGCGGCAACAGCTTTCCAATCAAAGCTTCACGACGCGGCGTCTCCCAGTGCTGCATCGCAAAGATGCAGCCGCGAGTGAACTCATCGTGTCGGCCAACTACCAACACGACGTCTTCGATCGGACTGTCCGGTACCAAGCTCAGCAGCCCCAGACCCAGCTTTACCGCCTCGCGATCGCGCGATTGGGTTACCAGCCAATAGGCAAGGTCAAAGATTCCATCGGGGTTAAGCATGGTGGCTTCCCCGATCGTGCGTACCAATTCAGGAAGCGTGGCGGCGATTTTCGTGTTGCGCACTTGCTCGTAGAGTTCATCCCGTTTGCCGGGCATGCCCATTTCGATGTCATCCAGAATTAATTGAATGATTGCTTCGTCTGGTTCACCCACGATCTCGGCAGGGGCATATTGCATCATGCTGTCGAATGCCCCAGGCACCCACGCGTGACCATCTTCTTTAGAGATCCGCGTGTCATCGGGCAGGGATAGTCCGCCGGTTGATAGTCCTATGGCGTGCGAGTCGATATGATTTTGGATGTGTTGATAAATGGAAGGTGGCAGTTCCCAAGGCAGAGTAATCGAACCGCCTGGCGTTTCGCATTTGGGGCGCGACATCGAAGAGTTCCCGTTAGAAGAGAGAGTTCAAAACGAACGATTTTTCACTGGACACATCGGCAAGGTTTTTTGAATAGGTCGTTACCGAAACCCTATCTTTTGCCGCCGGGGGGTGCGACAACTTGAAGCCGATTTCTCGCTAAGTTTCATATTCCCTTTCGCGAAGAGCGCAGCCGTCTAAAGAACACGACACGCGTGATCGCTATAACTAAAATCGGCGCACGCGGATGTGCACTATGTTCCAATCGTCGCTTTGCCTCGGTTGTTCTCCTTGGCCAGCCCTGCTGTTGATCGATATTCGGCAGATCCCTTCATCGGAACGTGATCGTTAGGGCTAATTGGAATTCAGCGTGCACGATGCTACGTACCGTTCCTTCCGAGAAGCATTCGACTACCATGGAATATTTGCCGATCATCTTCGCTTGAATTGTCAACCACCCTGCGGCGAAATAGGGTGCCGTTGTTTCGTTCCTCAGCCCCCTCGGTATCGTGAAGACTCGAAGCCAAGACGAGCAACCTACACTGAAGCCAGCCGTTCTATCGGTGCGGGACGTCGAGAGGACCTTCACCATGGGCGAAGTGAAGGTCGAGGTTCTGAAAGACCTTTCCTTTGATGTTTACGATGGCGAAGTCTTGGCGATGGTGGGTCCCAGCGGGTCGGGCAAGTCGACCATCTTGAACCTGATCGGCGGTCTCGATCAACCCAATCGCGGTAGCGTGATATTCGACGGGACCGATTTGGCGACGGTCTCTTCCAGCGTACTGACGCGTTACCGCCGTAAGCATGTCGGCTTTATCTTTCAGTTTTACAATCTGGTGCCGAATCTAACGGCACTAGAAAACGTTCTCTCAGCGGCCGAGCTGGCTGAGAATCCGCTGGATGCGAAGGAGATGCTCGACAAGGTCGGCTTGGCAGAGCGGGCCGATCATTTTCCATCGCAGCTTTCCGGAGGTGAACAGCAGCGTGTGGCGATCGCTCGGGCCGTGGTCAAAAACCCCAAGCTACTTCTCTGCGATGAACCGACCGGCGCGCTTGACTTTGAAACGGGCATTCGCGCGTTAGAGCTTCTACTGCAGTTCAATCAAGACCTCGGTACGACCATCTTGATTATTACGCACAATACCGCACTAGCCGACGTAGCGCACCGCGTGATTCATCTTCGTAGCGGTGAAATCGTGAACGTCGAAGAGAACCAGCAGCCGTTGCCTCCCTCGGAGGTAGTTTGGTGAGCATCCTCAACCGCAAGTTGCTGCGAGATCTGTCAGCGGCTCGCGGGTTATTGATTGCCATCATCAGTATCATGATGCTCGGTTCGGCGCTGCTGATCGGCATGCAGTCGACCTTCTACAACATGCAAGCCGCGAAAGATCGGTATTATCGCCAGTGCCGAATGGCCGCGTTCTGGCTCGATCTAAAAAAAGCCCCTCTCGCCGAGTTGGAAGTGCTGAATGAGATATCCGGTATAAGAAGTTGGCGGGACCGAATTCAATTTCCGGTAACGGTCGATCTTGACCAACGGATGAGACCGCTCAATGGGTCGGTTATCTCGATGCCCGATCGTCGGCAAGCGGTGACCAATGACATCGTCCTCATTCGTGGCGATTACTTTTCCGATCGTGGCGAGCCGGAGGTCATCGTGAACGACAAGTTCGCGGAGGCTAACCGTCTTCATCCCGGACAGAAGTTGCACTTGCTGCTGAACAATCGACGGGAAGAGTTTCTGATTGTTGGCACGGCGATTAGTGCGGAATTCACTTACCTGATTGGCCCCGGCAGCCTGATGCCTGACCCCGAAAACTTCGGCGTGTTTTATCTGCCGCGAAAACAGATGGAGGAACTGTTCGACTTTGAAGGAGCCGCCAACCAAGTCGTCGGCCAATTTACGCCGGACATCGGAGAGGGAAAGAGTGCGGTCCTCGATTTAGTCGAGCGGAAGCTGGAGTCCTCTGGATTCATCTCGGCGACGCTGCTCAAAGATTTTACCTCGAACTACTTTGTCAGCAACGAAATCTCGCAGCTGAGCAACTTGTCGACTTTTCTTCCCAGCATGTTCCTGATTGTTGCCGCGTTAATTTTAAACGTGTTGATGACCAGGCTGGCCAAGCAGCAGCGAATGACCGTCGGTACGCTGAAAGCGCTCGGCTATGGCGACGGCACTATCTTCTTTCACTTCCTGAAATTCGGGGCCGCGGTCGGCCTGGTGGCCGGACTGCTGGCCAGTGTGCTGGGCACTTTTGTCACGCTGGGGATGCTCTCGCAGTATCAACACTTCTTTCAGTTCCCCGACCTAAGAAACGACTTTTACCCACAAACGCATGCCATCGGTTGGAGCGTGAGCATCATCTGCGCGATGCTCGGAAGCGTCTACGGCGCGCGGCAAATGCTTCTGCTTCGTCCGGCGGAGGCGATGCGCCCGGAACCGCCTGCCCAAGGAGGCAGAATCTTTCTGGAGCACTTTCCACTGCTGTGGAACGAGCTTTCACCCGGCTGGAGAGTCACCCTAAGATCGATGGTTCGACATCGTACTCGTACGGCAATTGCCTTGTTCGCCGGTACCGTCGGGGCTGGCATTCTGGTTAGCGGCCTGATGATGATGGAAGCCACCGAGTACTTCATCCGCGACGAATTCGAAATGCGGAATCGTAGTGACATCGACTTGACCTTTAAAGATGCGCTAGACCGCCAAGCTTGGTACGACTTGTCTCACTTGCCTGGCGTCGATCGGGCTGAGCCGCTGTTTAATGTCGCTTGCGATTTTGTGAATGGCCCGTATGAGCGGCAAGGAGCTATCCAAGGAATTTTAAACAACGCTCAATTGACCGTTCCGACCGACAAAGATAAACGTCGAATCAACATTCCCAGTGTCGGACTGGTCATGGAACGCCGCTTGGCCGACCACCTTCATTTGAAGGTGGGAGATCTAGTCGAGATACGTCCAAAATCGGGACGTCGCGATCCACTCAAAATCCCTCTGGCGGTAATCAGTGAAAGCCAGTTTGGCCTGAACGTATATGCCGATCTTGAATATCTCTGCCAGATCCGCGGCGAATCGTTCGCGATGAGTGGCGCTCAACTGAAAATTAATCAAACGAAGAAAGCTCAGCGCGAGCTTTATCGCACGTTGAAACAGATGCCTGCGATGAAGGCCATCAATTCTCGCCTGGAGTTGATCAAAAATATGCGCGAGACCATCATTCAAAACCAAAGTGTGGCGATCGGCATGATCGTCCTTTTCGCAGGCATCATTTTCTTTGGTAACGTATTGAACGCCTCGCTAGTGAACCTTTCAGAGCGCCAGCGCGAAGTCGCGACGATGGGGGCGATGGGATACACCCGATGGGAAATTGGCATATTGTTTCTCCGTGAGAGTATGGTCACTAATTTGCTAGGTGCGGTGCTCGGTCTTCCGGTCGGCTACGTGCTGATCCACTTGATGACCAAAATGATCGACCAGGATCTGGTGCGTTTTCCGATCGTGACCGCCCCGTGGATCTATGTCAGTGCGTTTGTCACGGCATTGCTATTCACGCTGTTGGCTCACGCGGTCGTTCAATGGCGAATTCACCACATGAATTGGTTGGAATCTTTGAAAGTTCGTGAGTAGACTGCTAAGAGTTCGCCGAAAAGCAAGCGAACGGAAAGAATATTGCCATGATCAAAACGATTGCCCTAATCGTTGGCGCCATCATTGTCGTGGGAGGCATCCTCTTTGTCACGCAGTCTAGCGGTCCGCCAGTAGACACTGTCACTGCGTCCATGCAACCCATTCAAGAGTACGTCGATGAACAAGGAAAAACGCGGCTGCCACGTACATTTGTTATCTCGATGCCCTTCGATGCTCGACTCGGCGAGATCAAGCTCGAAGAAGGAGACCACGTAACCCAAGGACAGGTCGTTGCCAAGATCGTTCAAGAGGATGTCGAAGCTGAATACGCCGAATCGAAGGCCGTCGTCCAACAGTTGGCGGCATCGATTCGGGAAACAAGCGACAAGTCGGTCGAGCAGACAACCAAACAGCAGGCCGAATTCTTTGTCGATTCCATGGTGAATACAGTGGAATCCGCCAAAACGCAAATGACGGCGAGCCGATCACGCTTTGAATATGCGACGACTTTCTTGCAACGTGTCCAACAACTCATCGAAAAGGGGGCAAAGACTGAGGATGATCTCGATCGGGCACAGCTACAAAAGGTCGAGAGCGAAACGGAATTTCAAACCGACGCGTTGACGTACCAGGCCATCTTGTCGATTGACGCGGCAACGAAGCTACTTCCGAGTTTGGTTTCTCAATATATCGACCGAAAGGACCTCTCAGTCGCTGTGCTCCAGCAACAGAAGGCCGAAGCCGAGGCTCGTCTGCGAACAGCCGAATTGCGGATGAAGAGATCGACCATGACCAGTCCTGTCGAAGGTGTCGTGCTCACGAAAGAACTAACCAGCGAACAGCAAGTCGCCGCAGGAACAACCTTGCTAGAGATCGGACAACTTTCACAATTGGAAGTCGAAACGGAAATTCTGAGTCAGGATGCAACCCGGATCCAACCCGGAGATCGTGCTGAGATCTATGGACCATCTCTTGGCAAAGAAGCAGGCCAAGGGATTCCGATGAAAGTGCACCGCGTCTATCCGACCGGATTTACTAAGGTAAGCTCGTTGGGAGTCGAACAACAGCGCGTGCTAATCATACTTCGCTTCGAGTCGGGGCAGGTTGCAACGGCGCTGGAGCAGCATGGCTTAGGCGTCGATTATCGCGTACAGGCTCGCATCTACACCGAAGAGATACCCCAAGCCTTGGTGATTCCGCGTTCCGCTATTTTTCGCGAAGTCTCAGGTAACTGGCAAGCGTATGTCGTATCGGGCGGCAAACTAGAGCGACGAAACTTGCAATTAGGGCTGATGAACGATCTAAGTGTCGAGGTCACTCGAGGTCTCGAAACAGGAGAACACGTTATCGTTTCTCCTGCAGCTTCTCTATCCAATGGAGATTGGGTAACGCCGGTCGATGTCAGGGCCTCATCGACCGGCGCATAAAAAAACCCCACAGACGGGGCAGAGCCTGTGGGGCCGATCCTAGCCGCGCAAGCACGGCTAGTTTCATTTCAATGGATTCACTTGGTTAGCTATTTCACAATCGTCTATCTTACAGATTAATGCCGGTAAAGTTCATATCAATTTGTTCATATGAATTTCAGATTATTGCAAATTTGTCACACTCCTAAAGTATTTTCTTGAAAATTTCATCGGTTTCGCGTTATCGAGAAGCTTCGTGGCATTCCGGGCGAGCGTCGAATCTAGGTCTGGGTTTGCGATAGATGAGCCATCTCGGTATTGTTGAGCAAGTTTGCGACCTACTTGGCAGGGCATTTTACTCATAAGTAGTAACGGACTTCTCTAACCGTTTTATGATTGCGGTTTCTCATTTTTCGTCCATCACCTTCGACCAAAGCGGAGACGAATGTCCTCGATCACCACTGAGCCTGTTACTACCAAACGGCAGCAAAACGAGTTCGTCGAGTTCCCATGGGACTTATATCGGGACGACCCCAACTGGATACCACCGCTACGGCAAAATCTGAAGGAACTGGTTAACTTTGCCCCCCATCCGTTTTATGCGCGAAATAAGGTCCAGTGTTTTTTAGCTCGTCGCGAAGGACAGGTAGTCGGACGTATTGCTGCCATTTTGAACGTGGGCCACAACGAGCGGTACGACGAGCAGCGCGGCTTTTGGGGATTCTTTGAGTCAATCGACGATACGCAAGTTAGCGGCGCATTGTTTGATGCGGTGAAATCGTGGTTCTCCGAGCAAGGCATCCAGAAGATGAGGGGGCCAGCCAACCCTTCACTTAACCATGAGATCGGCACTCTGATTGAGGGTTTTGATAGCCCGCCGGCATTCATGATGACCTATAACCCTCCCTATTACGAGAAGTTGATTACCGACTACGGATACGAGAAAACCCAAGACCTGTACGCGTATTGGGGCCATATCAACATGCTGGAAGGGTTAGATCCGAAACTGAAATTCATCGTTGACGAAGCCAAAAGTCGTTTCAACTTAAAGCTGCGGCGCATGGATCGAAAACGCTTCAAGGAAGACGTCCATACGTTTTTAGATAACTACAATCGCTCATTGGTCGGAACATGGGGTTTCGTGCCGATCGACACCGCTGAAGTCGATAAGATGGCCGACGATATGAAGCACTTGCTGGTACCTGAGTTGACTTCTGTTTGCGAAGTGGACGGCAAGGTCATCGGTTCGATGTTTGGCATGCTCGACTACAATCCACGCATCAAGCAGATCAACGGGAAGCTGTTTCCGTTTGGATTCATGCGCCTTTTATGGAATAAAAAGGCGATCAAGAACATGCGATTGATCTCGACTAATGTAGTCCCTGAATACCAACGATGGGGTATCGGCCTGGTGATCCTGGAACGCTTGGTCCCAGATATCAAGAAGTGGGGGGTTCAAGAGGTCGAGTTTTCCTGGGTTCTCGAAAGTAATCATCTCTCTCGAGCGTCGTTGGAACGAGGCGGGGCGAAGAAGTCGAAGACCTACCGAATGTTTGACTATGCTCCTGCCGAGAATGCGATCAACACAACGGGGGACAGCGCGACATAAAGCGTCGACTGTTGCTCTTCTTTGCCCCCTAACTATGCCCTAAAGCCTCTTCTTTCGCAAATTGGGGATGACGCTACGAAGTTTCGCCTTGGTCCTGTAATCGACTTTACCTAGTCGGTTGATTAGATTCACACCGGATTTCAACGGCGCGCAATCTGCGTTTGATTTTAAAGGGCTTCCCGATATACTAATGCTGGGACGATTGACATTGTCCCTATTACATGAGCATAAGTAGATTACCTCAAGGAGTATTATGTCTAAGAAAGAAGAGGCCCTCGAAGTAGAAGGCACAGTGACGCAAGCACTTGCCAACACGCGGTTCCGCGTCCAACTGGACGTTGGCCCAACGGTTATGGCCCATGTGGCTGGTAAAATGCGTAAGCACTTTATTCGTATTGTTCCAGGCGATCGTGTCCGAGTGGAACTTTCCCCATACGACATGACCAAAGGCCGAATTGTCTTCCGAGAGCGTTAAAGCTCGCACAGCGGGAGGCCTCTGCACTCTCGCCCAGTTCCCCCCCAGGTTAGATGACTGCGCTCTCGTTCTTGAGTGACTTCATTCGGGTATGGTTCGTATTTCACCTGGGTCAATGGTTTTAGGCGATCTTACGCCCATCCCCGTTGGGGAATTACTCAAGCAATCTAAACATTTTGCTCATTGGGTGAAACTGCTATTCAATCCGCCGGGTAGGTTCTACGGACTCGGTACGCGCGCATCGCCCCTTGCTTGTTGCCTTGGCTTTAACGGGCACCCGGTCTGCGGTACATTTGGAAAGTCCCACTAAAGTCAGGCCATCAATCGGCTTCTCATCCATCCGATTGGCCGGGGACAGAGTTCCGATAAAGATCACCTCTCAGGAGACAGACACTGTGAACAAATTCATCCAAAGTGGTCGACTGGCTATTGCAGGCTTGTTGCTTGCAGCGATGCCGCTGGTCGCACTTCATGCTCAGGATGCCGAATTTAAACCGGTAGCCGTGGTTTCAGTTGCCCCAGTGAAGAAGGTCCTAGCCGACGTTCAGTACTTGGCCGACGCCGCAGGTCAGACCGATGCAGGCCGAATGGCGGCCCTGCTGACCGCTCCGTTTACCGCCGGGATCGACAAGTCTCGCCCCGTTGGTGTGGTCGTCATGACCAACGGCCAGGAATTCGCACCGACCGCCTATCTTCCGGTATCCGACTTCGACAAGCTGGTCACCACAGCAACCGAGCAGATTGGTCCTCCGCAAGACGTTGGCGAAGGCATCAAGATGTTTACCCCCAACCAGATGCCCATCTTCGTGAAGGATGCTGGCAATTGGGCTATCTTGGCGATGGATCAGGAAAAGCTGGCCAACCCTTTGGATGATCCCACTGCGTTCCTCAAAGATCTACCAGAGCAGTACGACCTGGCCCTTCAATTCTTTCCTGGCAACATTCCCGAGATCTACCGCAACGTCATCATCGAACAGATGAAGACGGGGATCGAATTGTCGCTAGAACAAGAGGCCGATGAAACGGACGAAGAGTTCGCCACTCGTAAGAAGCAGATCGCCGATCAGGTGGCGGAAATGGAACGCCTGTTCACCGAGTTGGAAGACTTCATCATTGGTTGGAATGTCGATGCAACGCAGCAAGGTACTTACCTCGACTTCGCCTATACGGCTGTCGAAGGAAGTGACCTCGCTAAGACGATGGCGATGAACACCGACCTGACTACCGAGTTCTCTGGCTTCACCAACAGTGACGCAGCCGTCAATTTCCAGGTTACCGAAAAGCTTTCCGAAACCGACATCGCTCGGATGGAAAAGCAGATGAACGACCTGCGTGAACAAGGGATCCGTCAGCTGGAAAGCGAAGGAGAACTGGAAGGCGACGAACTAGAGTCCGCCAAAAAGGTGATCGACCTAGCCATCGACACCCTGGTTGAAACAGCCCGAACCGGCTCGTTGGACGGCTCTATGATGCTGGACCTCGCGGGTGGCAAAGGAACGTTTCTAGCCGGTGCCCATGTCGCCGACGGTCAACGCGTCGAAGATGGCGTGAAGGAAATGCTGAAGCTCGCCGCGGCCGAAGGAGAAGTTCCATCGGTAAAGTGGGACGCCGACACCTACCAGACGATTCGCCTGCACGTGATGCAAGTTCCTCTCGACGACGCTCCACCCCAAGCAAAGGAAATTTTGGGTGAAAACCCCGAAGTGATCCTTGGCATTGGCGAAAAGAGCGTCTACATCGCTGGTGGCAACGACGCCATGGCACGTCTGAAGAAGGCGATTGACGAATCGGTTGCCGGAGCCGACACCAAGGTTGGCGTTTTACAAATGCAAGTTGCGCTTCT from Bremerella alba carries:
- a CDS encoding prolyl oligopeptidase family serine peptidase; the protein is MTLALRTCLLATLLFASAGALFAQGTAADYQRMQQLSRMTSGKVFRDQVKPNWLPGGDHFWYRVRTGPSEHEFIFVDAKKGQREPAFDHGKLAQQLGQQLKKEILPTRLPFEQIQISEDFQRVIFQVKGETFQIDRKEQSLTRLDQPAERLLSSMPAFQRPYPSTDKGGEVTLKVVNETNDAVKLFWIDRDGQPVFYSEIAGSKQLEQGTFAGHVWLVLNNQGQALSVYEAVDRVSVLKVDGKQVRDLPRRRRRGDRGARTRRTSPDGKWTASIVDHNVVIHSQDSDDPIRLTTDGTASKFLSDRFHWSPDSKRLIAMEVTPGQGREVTIIETSPEDQLQPKVHTFGYDKPGDKIRQEWPRLFDLEKLEEISLDRSLFENPFATSKASWQADSSEFRFLFNQRGHQAIRVLGIQPDGNVRTIVEETSETFIDYTNKIHYDAEPTENELIWTSQRSGWNHLYLVDATQAEIKHPITQGEWVVREVERVDRDQRQIWFTAGGIVAGQDPYYLHHCRVNFDGTGLTILTEGDGTHKINYSPDGRYLIDEYSRVDLPPVHTLRKVEDGSLVCELEQGEVSSLLETGWKMTERFAAKGRDGKTDIYGVIYFPTNYDPAKKYPVIEYIYAGPHSAFVPKTFSVQSHKRETSELGFIVVQIDGMGTNHRGKAFHDICWKNLSDSGFPDRIAWMKAAAKKFPSMDISRVGIYGGSAGGQSALSALLSYGDFYDAAVADCGCHDNRMDKIWWNEQWMGWPIDDSYAQNSNVTHAHKLQGDLFLIVGEMDTNVDPASTMQVVNALVKADKDFDLLVMPGKGHGIGSGRYGMRRTRDFFVRKLYGTEPRR
- a CDS encoding ABC transporter ATP-binding protein, whose amino-acid sequence is MGEVKVEVLKDLSFDVYDGEVLAMVGPSGSGKSTILNLIGGLDQPNRGSVIFDGTDLATVSSSVLTRYRRKHVGFIFQFYNLVPNLTALENVLSAAELAENPLDAKEMLDKVGLAERADHFPSQLSGGEQQRVAIARAVVKNPKLLLCDEPTGALDFETGIRALELLLQFNQDLGTTILIITHNTALADVAHRVIHLRSGEIVNVEENQQPLPPSEVVW
- a CDS encoding efflux RND transporter periplasmic adaptor subunit; this encodes MIKTIALIVGAIIVVGGILFVTQSSGPPVDTVTASMQPIQEYVDEQGKTRLPRTFVISMPFDARLGEIKLEEGDHVTQGQVVAKIVQEDVEAEYAESKAVVQQLAASIRETSDKSVEQTTKQQAEFFVDSMVNTVESAKTQMTASRSRFEYATTFLQRVQQLIEKGAKTEDDLDRAQLQKVESETEFQTDALTYQAILSIDAATKLLPSLVSQYIDRKDLSVAVLQQQKAEAEARLRTAELRMKRSTMTSPVEGVVLTKELTSEQQVAAGTTLLEIGQLSQLEVETEILSQDATRIQPGDRAEIYGPSLGKEAGQGIPMKVHRVYPTGFTKVSSLGVEQQRVLIILRFESGQVATALEQHGLGVDYRVQARIYTEEIPQALVIPRSAIFREVSGNWQAYVVSGGKLERRNLQLGLMNDLSVEVTRGLETGEHVIVSPAASLSNGDWVTPVDVRASSTGA
- a CDS encoding ABC transporter permease, which produces MSILNRKLLRDLSAARGLLIAIISIMMLGSALLIGMQSTFYNMQAAKDRYYRQCRMAAFWLDLKKAPLAELEVLNEISGIRSWRDRIQFPVTVDLDQRMRPLNGSVISMPDRRQAVTNDIVLIRGDYFSDRGEPEVIVNDKFAEANRLHPGQKLHLLLNNRREEFLIVGTAISAEFTYLIGPGSLMPDPENFGVFYLPRKQMEELFDFEGAANQVVGQFTPDIGEGKSAVLDLVERKLESSGFISATLLKDFTSNYFVSNEISQLSNLSTFLPSMFLIVAALILNVLMTRLAKQQRMTVGTLKALGYGDGTIFFHFLKFGAAVGLVAGLLASVLGTFVTLGMLSQYQHFFQFPDLRNDFYPQTHAIGWSVSIICAMLGSVYGARQMLLLRPAEAMRPEPPAQGGRIFLEHFPLLWNELSPGWRVTLRSMVRHRTRTAIALFAGTVGAGILVSGLMMMEATEYFIRDEFEMRNRSDIDLTFKDALDRQAWYDLSHLPGVDRAEPLFNVACDFVNGPYERQGAIQGILNNAQLTVPTDKDKRRINIPSVGLVMERRLADHLHLKVGDLVEIRPKSGRRDPLKIPLAVISESQFGLNVYADLEYLCQIRGESFAMSGAQLKINQTKKAQRELYRTLKQMPAMKAINSRLELIKNMRETIIQNQSVAIGMIVLFAGIIFFGNVLNASLVNLSERQREVATMGAMGYTRWEIGILFLRESMVTNLLGAVLGLPVGYVLIHLMTKMIDQDLVRFPIVTAPWIYVSAFVTALLFTLLAHAVVQWRIHHMNWLESLKVRE
- a CDS encoding N-acetyltransferase, whose product is MSSITTEPVTTKRQQNEFVEFPWDLYRDDPNWIPPLRQNLKELVNFAPHPFYARNKVQCFLARREGQVVGRIAAILNVGHNERYDEQRGFWGFFESIDDTQVSGALFDAVKSWFSEQGIQKMRGPANPSLNHEIGTLIEGFDSPPAFMMTYNPPYYEKLITDYGYEKTQDLYAYWGHINMLEGLDPKLKFIVDEAKSRFNLKLRRMDRKRFKEDVHTFLDNYNRSLVGTWGFVPIDTAEVDKMADDMKHLLVPELTSVCEVDGKVIGSMFGMLDYNPRIKQINGKLFPFGFMRLLWNKKAIKNMRLISTNVVPEYQRWGIGLVILERLVPDIKKWGVQEVEFSWVLESNHLSRASLERGGAKKSKTYRMFDYAPAENAINTTGDSAT
- the infA gene encoding translation initiation factor IF-1; protein product: MSKKEEALEVEGTVTQALANTRFRVQLDVGPTVMAHVAGKMRKHFIRIVPGDRVRVELSPYDMTKGRIVFRER